The genomic DNA GGACGAACTCGGCGACGCCCTCGCCGGGCAGGGCGACAACCTCCAGCGGCTCCTCGACACCGGCAGCGAGTTCATCCGGGCCGCCGACGCGGCGCTGCCGTACAGCACCCGGCTCATGATCGACGGCGAGACCGTGCTGCAGACGCAGAACGACTCCGGCGAGGCGCTCCGGGAGTTCGCGAAGGGCGCCGAGGAGCTGACCGAGCAGCTCAAGCGCTCCGACGGCGACCTGCGCCGCGTCGTCGAGGCGGGCCCCGGCGCCGCGAGCCAGGTCACCGGGCTGCTGCGCGACCTCGACCCGAGCCTGAGCATCCTGCTCGCCAACCTGCTGACCACCTCGGAGATCGCGGTCACCCGGCAGGACGGCCTGGAGCAACTGCTCGTCCAACTGCCGCAGGTGGCCGCCGCCGGCTCCACCGCCATCACCTCCGACGGCGCCCGCTTCGGCATGGCGCTCAGCTTCTTCGACCCGCTGCCCTGCACCCAGGGGTACGGCTCCACGGCGTACCGCAACGGCCTCAAGACCAGCCCGGCGGGCTTCAACACCGCCGCCCGCTGCACCGCCCCGGCGTCGAGCGGCGTCAACGTCCGCGGCTCCGCGCACTCCCCGGGCGGCGGCGGGGTGCCCGAGCCCGCCAGGCCCGGCTCGGGACTCGCCGACGACCGGCCCGGCACCCGCGCCGCGCCCGGAGCCCTGCCCGGCGCGCTCGGGCTGCCCGCGGTCGGCGACGGGCCCACCGACATGGCCGGGCTGCTCGGCCTGAAGGAGGCGCGATGAGCACCCGACTCCCGTACGTCCGCAGCGCCCCGCGGCGGCGGACGTGCGTCGCCGCACTCGCCGTCGCGCTGGTCCTCGCCTTCGCCGGCTTCTCCGCCTGGCGCTACGCCGCCGCCGCGACCCGCGACGACCTGGACTTCGGCCGCGAGCGCGACCGCGTGCTGGCCGCTGGCCAGGAGCACATCGGGACGCTCAACAGCATCGACGCGGCCGACCCCGACGCGGGCCTGGCCCGCTGGCAGGACGCCACCACCGGCCCGCTGCACGAGGACCTGCGCCGGTCGCGGGCCGCGAGCGCCGACGCCTTCGACCGCGCGGGCGTCACGGCCCGTGCCACGGTCACGGAGGCCGCGGTCACCGAGCTGGACATGCGCGCGGGCACGGCGAAGGCCCTGGCCACGGTGCGGGTGGAGACGAGCGGCGGGGCGGACGGGGAGCGTGAGGACCGCAAGCGGTTCGAGGCGGGCCTGGAGCGGACGGGGGACGGCTGGAAGATCGCGTCGCTCACCGCGATCACGGTGGAGGGGAGCGATTCATGAGCCGGGACGGCGACAGCGACGGCACGGCGGGCGTGGCCGTCGACGCGCGCGAGCGGGAGCCGGCGGAACCCGCCGAAGCCGAAGCCGCCGAAGCCGAGTCCGGCGAGTCCGGGGGTGAGGGCCGTACGGGATCCGCCGCCGCCCGGCGCCGATGGCGGGCCGCCGGCGTCGCGGCGCTGGCCGCGCTGATCCTCGCCGGCACCGGACTCCTCGTCCAGGCCGCCCGCTTCAACGGCGACGACGCGCTGGCCAACCGGGCGCTCACCGACTCCTCCGGTACCGCCGCCGTCGCCGGCGACGTCAGCAACGCCCTCGGCAAGGTGTTCTCGTACGCGCCGGAAGACCCCGGCGTCACCGCGCGGGACGCCGACGAACTCCTCGCCGGGCCCGCCCGCGAACAGTACCGGCAGCTCTTCGGCCAGATCCGGCAGCGGGTCGTCGACCAGGAGCTGACGCTGACCACCCACGTCGTACGCGCCGGGGTGATCCGGCTCGACGGCGACGACGCCACGCTGCTGGTCCTCCTCGACCAGATCACCGAACGCAAGGGCAAGGACCCGACGAGCGCCGGCGCGCAGCTCTCCGTGACCGCCGAGCGGCAGGACGGGCAGTGGCGCATCACCGACCTGAAGTCCCGCTAGCGAAGGGCGGATCGACGTGAGCCTGAGGAAGAACCCCCTGCTGACGCTGGCCCTCGTGGCGGCGGCGCTGGCAGCGGTGCTCGCGGCGTGGGCCGGCACCTCCTGGTACGCGGCCGCGCACGACGACGCGGCGGACTTCGCCGCCTCCCGGGACGACGCGCTGGCCGCAGCCCGGCAGGCCGTGACGAACCTCAACACCCTCGACCACCGCGATCTCGACGCGGGCCTGGACCGCTGGGAGGCGTCCGCTACCGGTGAACTCCTCGCCCAACTGCAGCAGGGGCGCGAGGGGTTCGAGAAGGAGGTGGCGAAGGCGGAGACGGTGACCACGGCCGAGGTGCTGTCGGCGGCGCTCACCGAGCTGGACGACCGGGCCGGCCGGGCGGACGTGCTGGTCGCGGTCCGGATCACGGTCGCCGCGCCCGGGGAGAAGCCGCAGGCGAAGGAGAGCCGGATGCTCGGCGAGGTCACCCGCACCGGCGACGGCTGGAAGCTCAGCGCCCTCGGGCAGGCGCCGGCGGGCGACTCCGCGGGCGGCGACGCGGGCGAGGGTTCCGGCCAGGGCGCAGGGCAGGGCACCGACCAGGGATCGGGCTCGGACTCGGGCCGGGCCGGCGAAGCCGGGCAGTGAACTTCCGGAGAGGACCGCACAGATGTCGACCACCCGCCACCTGATCAATCGGCGCCGGCGCACCGCACCTCCCGCCGAGGAGGCGCAGAAGCCGGCCCGGCGGCAGCCCGCGGCGGCCGTACGGGCGAGGCCCAGGAGCAGGACCGGGGCCCGGCCTGCGGAGCCCGCGGGGAAGCAGACCCCGGCGCCGGCCCGCAGGCCGTGGCCCGGCGCCCGGGACCGTAGCGCCGGGGACACTGCCGCCCCGACGTCCCCGCGCGGCGGGCGGCTTGCCGCGGCGCTGGGCGCCGCCGCCGTGCTGCTCGGCTGCTTCGCGGCCTTCGCCGCCGTGCAGGCGAGCGGCGGCGACGATCCCGCGGCCGACAACGCCGCGCTCGTGGACGCGCCGCTGACCAGCGAGGTCAAGGGCGGCGTCGGCGAGGCGGTGGAGGCGGTGTTCTCCGTCGACTACACCGACCTCGACGAGAACCGGAAGGCGGCCCGTACGTACCTCACCGGCAAGGCCGTCGGCCAGCACCGGCAGATGCTCGCGGATGTCCGCGAGCAGGCCCCGTCGCAGAAGCTCGTCCTCACCACCACCGTGACCGACTCGGCGGTGGAGCTGGCCGACGGCGGCGCGGCCCGCGTGCTGGTCTTCGCCGACCAGCGCAACACCCGTACGGACACGGACGAGACGTCGTACGGCGCCGCGATGGTCGCGGTGGACGCGGTGAAGGACGACGGCAGGTGGCGGATCTCGAACATCGACACCTTCGGCTGACGGCCCGGGCACGACGGCGAGCACGACCGCGCACCACGACCACGGCAACCGCAACCCTCGACTTCCGCCGGGAGGCAGGTCCATGGCTTCACTCAGCAGGATGCGCCACAGCGTGGCGACGGCGGCGCTCGCGGCGGCGGCGATGGTTGCGCTGACCGCCTCGCAGGCACCCGGCGACGAGCCCGACCGGGCGGCCGGCGGCGGGGCGGAGGACCGGCTCGACACCGCGCCTGTGCTGCCGCCGGGGACGCCGGGCGACGGCCAGTACCACACCGAGATCCCGCCGTTGCAGGGCATGGACCCGATCGTCAGCACGCAGCCGACGCCACCCGCGGTGATCGAGCAGCAGTCCGGCGTCCCGGCGACCGTGCTCGACGCGTACCGCAAGGCGGAGCGGCGGCTCGCGGTCAGCGACCCCGGCTGCGGGCTGCCGTGGGAACTGCTGGCCGCCATCGGCAAGGTGGAGTCCGGGCACGCCCGCGGCGGGGCCGTCGACGCGGACGGCACCACCCTCACCCCGATCCGGGGGCCGGTCCTCGACGGCAACGGCTTCGCGAACATCTCCGACACCGACGGCGGCCGCTACGACGGCG from Streptomyces sp. CMB-StM0423 includes the following:
- a CDS encoding MCE family protein, with product MITRSVIVKNIVFALVAVLVIGYVGVRYADLGRYVGMRDYYTVRVELAETGGLFPHAEVTYRGVSVGRVGSIELTGTGVEAELQIRDSAPPIPTDLSADVANYSAVGEQYIDLKPAADSGPYLADGAVVGRQHTATPAPVTNLLSSVDSFATSVDTGELRTVVDELGDALAGQGDNLQRLLDTGSEFIRAADAALPYSTRLMIDGETVLQTQNDSGEALREFAKGAEELTEQLKRSDGDLRRVVEAGPGAASQVTGLLRDLDPSLSILLANLLTTSEIAVTRQDGLEQLLVQLPQVAAAGSTAITSDGARFGMALSFFDPLPCTQGYGSTAYRNGLKTSPAGFNTAARCTAPASSGVNVRGSAHSPGGGGVPEPARPGSGLADDRPGTRAAPGALPGALGLPAVGDGPTDMAGLLGLKEAR
- a CDS encoding nuclear transport factor 2 family protein encodes the protein MSRDGDSDGTAGVAVDAREREPAEPAEAEAAEAESGESGGEGRTGSAAARRRWRAAGVAALAALILAGTGLLVQAARFNGDDALANRALTDSSGTAAVAGDVSNALGKVFSYAPEDPGVTARDADELLAGPAREQYRQLFGQIRQRVVDQELTLTTHVVRAGVIRLDGDDATLLVLLDQITERKGKDPTSAGAQLSVTAERQDGQWRITDLKSR